One genomic window of Streptomyces sp. NBC_01276 includes the following:
- a CDS encoding phosphatase: protein MLSTGALRAHLLAARLAGPVATSRESSLRRYRLFAAGDPRVLLGLDPERGWGEGELLRLMAAKCGVSADPAHVSGPDVIDPELTVAALEAFAERLGAAAGARSPVLFGTGHPHRLLGFYAALAGALSAAGCDVLTPAQGVDVDMATRFGVRPYRIDYVRGVALVREPGARRAGSATGVHSHSPLPVRIALGALAEAGGPLPELVVGDHGWVCGAGQLGVDAIGLADADDPALFVGEAEGRVAVTVPLDDGARSEHYAPLARYVLRRARLSVRQEWP, encoded by the coding sequence GTGTTGAGCACCGGCGCGTTGCGTGCGCATCTGCTGGCCGCCCGGTTGGCCGGGCCCGTCGCCACGTCGAGGGAGTCGAGCCTGCGCCGTTACCGGCTGTTCGCGGCGGGGGACCCGCGGGTGCTGCTGGGGCTGGACCCTGAGCGGGGCTGGGGCGAGGGCGAGCTGCTGCGGCTGATGGCGGCCAAATGCGGGGTCTCGGCGGATCCGGCGCACGTCAGCGGGCCGGACGTGATCGATCCGGAGCTGACGGTGGCGGCCCTGGAGGCCTTCGCGGAGCGGTTGGGCGCGGCGGCCGGGGCGCGGTCGCCCGTGCTGTTCGGCACGGGGCATCCGCACCGTCTCCTGGGGTTCTACGCCGCTTTGGCCGGGGCGCTGTCGGCGGCGGGATGTGATGTCCTCACCCCGGCGCAGGGGGTCGATGTCGACATGGCGACCCGGTTCGGCGTACGCCCCTACCGGATCGATTACGTACGGGGAGTCGCACTGGTGCGGGAACCCGGCGCGCGGCGGGCCGGGAGTGCGACCGGCGTGCACTCCCATTCGCCGCTGCCGGTTCGGATCGCTCTGGGGGCGCTGGCGGAGGCCGGGGGGCCGCTGCCGGAGCTGGTGGTCGGGGATCACGGGTGGGTCTGCGGCGCAGGTCAGCTCGGTGTGGACGCGATCGGGCTGGCCGACGCGGATGATCCCGCGCTGTTCGTCGGGGAGGCCGAGGGGCGGGTCGCGGTGACCGTTCCGCTTGATGACGGGGCGCGCTCGGAGCACTACGCTCCGCTCGCCCGGTACGTGCTGCGCCGTGCGCGGCTGTCGGTGCGTCAGGAGTGGCCGTAG
- a CDS encoding lysophospholipid acyltransferase family protein: MADAKVIPFDEDRPRRRGAVRKVRAVPAPVDPVDPVEPPVGSGPEPVPAGAGDGWDRRIAGGLAFLRRRITGEYEVDDFGYDKELTDQVLMSLLRPLYDKYFRVEVKGIENIPKEGGALIVANHSGTLPLDGLMLQVAVHDRHPAERHLRLLAADLVFMLPVVNEVARKAGHTLACAEDAQRLLEAGELVGVMPEGFKGIGKPFGERYKLQRFGRGGFVSTALRAGTPIVPCSIVGAEEIYPMIGNAKTLARLLGLPYFPVTPTFPWLGPLGAVPLPTKWTIQFGEPIPTDGYAPEAAEDPMLMFNLTDQVREQIQHTLYKLLVQRRSVFF, encoded by the coding sequence GTGGCGGACGCGAAGGTGATCCCGTTCGACGAGGACCGGCCGCGCCGGCGCGGCGCGGTCCGGAAGGTACGGGCGGTGCCGGCTCCGGTGGACCCGGTGGACCCGGTGGAGCCCCCCGTGGGGTCCGGCCCCGAGCCGGTTCCGGCGGGGGCCGGTGACGGCTGGGACCGGCGGATCGCGGGCGGGCTGGCGTTCCTGCGGCGACGGATCACCGGGGAGTACGAGGTCGACGACTTCGGCTACGACAAGGAACTGACGGACCAGGTCCTGATGTCCCTGCTGCGGCCGCTGTACGACAAGTACTTCCGGGTGGAGGTCAAGGGGATCGAGAACATCCCCAAGGAGGGTGGTGCGCTGATCGTGGCGAACCACTCGGGGACGCTCCCGCTGGACGGGCTGATGCTCCAGGTGGCCGTGCACGACCGGCATCCCGCGGAGCGGCACCTGCGGCTGCTGGCGGCGGACCTGGTGTTCATGCTGCCGGTGGTGAACGAGGTCGCCCGCAAGGCCGGGCACACCCTGGCCTGCGCGGAGGACGCGCAGCGGCTCCTGGAGGCCGGGGAGCTGGTCGGGGTGATGCCGGAGGGCTTCAAGGGGATAGGGAAGCCGTTCGGCGAGCGGTACAAGCTCCAGCGGTTCGGCCGGGGCGGCTTCGTCTCGACGGCGCTGAGGGCGGGTACTCCGATCGTGCCCTGCTCGATCGTGGGCGCGGAGGAGATCTATCCGATGATCGGCAACGCGAAGACGCTCGCGCGGTTGCTGGGGCTGCCGTACTTCCCGGTGACGCCGACGTTCCCGTGGCTGGGGCCGCTGGGCGCGGTGCCGCTGCCGACGAAGTGGACGATCCAGTTCGGGGAGCCGATCCCGACGGACGGGTACGCGCCGGAGGCGGCGGAGGACCCGATGCTGATGTTCAACCTCACGGACCAGGTCCGGGAGCAGATCCAGCACACCCTGTACAAGCTGCTGGTGCAGCGGCGATCGGTGTTCTTCTGA
- the trpS gene encoding tryptophan--tRNA ligase has product MTRIFSGIKPTGHLTLGNYLGALRQWVAADQQPDEALFCVVDLHALTVEHDPARVRRLSRQVATLFLASGLDPQKCTLFMQSHVDEHTRLSYVLECTATDGEMRRMIQYKEKSAQAQASGEGVRLSLLTYPVLMAADILAYGTEEVPVGEDQRQHVELARDLAVRFNQRYGHTFTVPEVTLPKVAARVMDLQEPTSKMGKSGGAGPGVVFMLDEPEVIRKKVMRAVTDSGDGGVVYDREARPGVANLLDVLAACTDGDPAALAEGYSGYGALKRDVADAVVELLRPVQERHAELAADPAAVEKVLREGAGRARALARPVVDRAYRAIGLLEA; this is encoded by the coding sequence ATGACGAGGATCTTCAGCGGGATCAAGCCGACCGGGCACCTGACGCTGGGGAACTACCTGGGGGCCCTCCGGCAGTGGGTCGCGGCCGACCAGCAGCCGGACGAGGCGCTGTTCTGCGTCGTGGACCTCCACGCGCTGACCGTCGAGCACGACCCCGCGCGGGTGCGCCGGCTCAGCAGGCAGGTGGCGACGCTGTTCCTCGCCTCCGGGCTGGACCCGCAGAAGTGCACCCTGTTCATGCAGAGCCACGTCGACGAGCACACCCGTCTCTCGTACGTCCTGGAATGCACCGCCACCGACGGCGAGATGCGCCGGATGATCCAGTACAAGGAGAAGTCCGCGCAGGCGCAGGCGTCCGGGGAGGGCGTACGGCTGTCGCTCCTGACGTATCCCGTGCTGATGGCCGCCGACATCCTCGCGTACGGGACCGAGGAGGTCCCGGTGGGTGAGGACCAGCGGCAGCACGTGGAGCTGGCCCGGGATCTGGCGGTGCGGTTCAACCAGCGGTACGGGCACACGTTCACGGTGCCGGAGGTGACGCTGCCGAAGGTGGCCGCGCGGGTCATGGACCTTCAGGAGCCCACGTCGAAGATGGGGAAGTCCGGCGGGGCGGGGCCCGGGGTGGTGTTCATGCTGGACGAGCCCGAGGTGATCCGTAAGAAGGTCATGCGGGCGGTGACCGACAGCGGGGACGGCGGTGTCGTCTACGACCGGGAGGCGCGGCCGGGGGTCGCGAACCTGCTGGACGTGCTGGCCGCCTGTACCGACGGGGATCCGGCCGCGCTCGCGGAGGGGTACAGCGGGTACGGGGCGCTCAAGCGGGACGTCGCCGACGCGGTGGTGGAGCTGCTGCGGCCGGTGCAGGAGCGGCACGCCGAGCTCGCGGCCGATCCGGCGGCGGTGGAGAAGGTGCTGCGGGAGGGGGCCGGGCGGGCGCGGGCCCTGGCGCGGCCGGTCGTGGACCGGGCGTACCGGGCCATCGGGCTGCTGGAGGCCTGA
- a CDS encoding DUF5667 domain-containing protein, which translates to MIANVTPHRRANAFAQALEDRTTSDLSEPDPAAEQSEAPAEPADHDRLLALASVLGERMPRPVLDPEVKVVQRAQLVAAMEAMVMEERAGGGAAEDPLVPEQRTGRGAHRATSLRKLRPRSRWSKGIAAGGLTVGVAAGAFSGVAAASTDALPGDSLYPVKRGMEDLKLGMADEDADRGELYLDQASNRLSEARRLMERGRSGPLDHEVLGAIRRALAGMKHDAAEGHRLLQAAYERDGSLGPIQTLSSFSRSHRDAWGRLREKLPPQLNDVGGEVESVFQAIDEDVAPLQGLLPKPPEQTRGSGAPAKQPSSPAAGKQQTQPEPGASSQAAPQGTPSPSGSRPPAPGAGGLLGGAGDLLHPPAPGQSTPPSSATPDQPKPDITLPPLLPGLLPGLGLNAEDTGQ; encoded by the coding sequence GTGATCGCGAACGTTACTCCGCACCGGCGGGCGAACGCCTTCGCCCAGGCCCTGGAGGATCGGACCACGTCCGACCTTTCGGAACCGGACCCGGCGGCCGAGCAGTCCGAGGCACCTGCCGAACCTGCCGACCACGACCGGCTGTTGGCCCTGGCGAGCGTGCTCGGCGAAAGAATGCCGCGCCCGGTGCTGGACCCCGAGGTCAAAGTGGTGCAACGAGCCCAGCTCGTCGCCGCCATGGAGGCCATGGTGATGGAGGAGAGGGCCGGGGGCGGTGCCGCCGAGGACCCTCTGGTGCCCGAGCAGCGGACCGGCCGCGGCGCCCACCGGGCGACCTCGCTCCGGAAATTGCGGCCCCGCTCCCGCTGGTCCAAGGGCATCGCAGCGGGGGGCCTCACCGTGGGTGTGGCCGCAGGGGCCTTCAGCGGAGTGGCCGCTGCCAGCACCGACGCCCTGCCCGGTGACTCCCTCTACCCCGTCAAGCGGGGCATGGAGGATCTGAAGCTGGGCATGGCCGACGAGGACGCGGACCGGGGCGAGCTCTACCTGGACCAGGCCTCGAACCGGCTGTCGGAAGCGCGCCGGCTCATGGAGCGCGGCCGTTCGGGCCCACTGGACCACGAGGTGCTGGGCGCGATCCGCCGGGCCCTCGCGGGCATGAAGCACGACGCCGCCGAAGGCCACCGGCTGCTCCAGGCGGCGTACGAACGGGACGGATCCCTCGGCCCGATCCAGACGCTGTCCTCGTTCTCCCGCTCCCATCGCGACGCGTGGGGCAGGCTCCGGGAGAAGCTCCCGCCGCAGCTCAACGACGTCGGGGGCGAGGTCGAATCGGTGTTCCAGGCCATAGACGAAGACGTGGCGCCGCTCCAGGGACTGCTCCCCAAGCCCCCGGAACAGACGCGCGGCTCGGGCGCGCCCGCCAAACAGCCCAGCAGTCCGGCGGCGGGCAAGCAGCAGACCCAGCCGGAGCCGGGCGCCTCCTCCCAGGCGGCGCCCCAGGGCACCCCCAGCCCCTCCGGCAGCCGGCCCCCGGCTCCCGGCGCGGGCGGACTCCTGGGCGGCGCCGGCGACCTGCTCCACCCCCCGGCCCCGGGCCAGTCCACCCCGCCCTCCTCGGCGACCCCGGACCAGCCGAAGCCGGACATCACCCTCCCGCCGCTCCTCCCGGGCCTCCTCCCGGGCCTGGGCCTCAACGCGGAGGACACCGGCCAGTAG
- a CDS encoding MFS transporter, whose protein sequence is MTVDVRLRRGRGALGFSFFAQGVAFALLVTRIPAIQGQYGISDGLLPAFLAAVPILAGVSSVATEHLVKRIAPSTVLRCVQPVVLLALLGVGAGTRMWHVAVALGVFGLAVGALDASMNMLGVSLQRAYGRSIMLGFHAAYSLGGILGASAAWAGAHWHLALFTGYLPAVLVLLPVVLAGGRSYVDAAAADGAGEAAEGWPAGGGKLLLPLCLVMTCAYIGDSTVANWSAKYLQDVLGSSEQLATVPYNVYMVTTLIGRAVGDLGVRRFGAVAVVRGGTVVAAGGFAVVAAAPGAWTGMLGFTLLGIGLCVIVPQTFAAAGRRFPGASDTAVARLNIFNYVGFLIGSPLVGGIGDAWNYRGAMLVPMVLVLVTLSQARSFGPERARYGVGHERRAGDRAVDVGRGGNEV, encoded by the coding sequence ATGACAGTTGACGTGCGGCTGCGGCGCGGGCGGGGCGCGCTCGGGTTCAGCTTCTTCGCGCAGGGCGTCGCCTTCGCCCTGCTGGTGACCCGGATCCCGGCCATCCAGGGCCAGTACGGGATATCCGACGGGCTGCTGCCCGCCTTCCTCGCCGCCGTGCCGATCCTCGCCGGGGTCTCCAGCGTCGCCACCGAGCACCTGGTGAAGCGGATCGCGCCGAGCACGGTGCTGCGGTGCGTCCAGCCCGTCGTGCTGCTGGCGCTGCTCGGCGTCGGGGCCGGTACCCGGATGTGGCACGTCGCGGTGGCCCTGGGGGTGTTCGGGCTGGCGGTCGGTGCACTGGATGCCTCGATGAACATGCTGGGGGTGAGCCTCCAGCGGGCGTACGGGCGCAGCATCATGCTCGGGTTCCACGCGGCGTACAGCCTCGGCGGGATCCTGGGGGCCTCGGCGGCCTGGGCGGGCGCGCACTGGCACCTGGCGCTGTTCACCGGGTACCTGCCGGCCGTGCTGGTGCTGCTGCCGGTGGTGCTGGCGGGCGGCCGGTCCTACGTGGACGCGGCGGCGGCCGACGGGGCCGGGGAGGCGGCCGAGGGGTGGCCGGCCGGGGGCGGGAAGCTGCTGCTGCCGCTGTGCCTGGTGATGACGTGCGCGTACATCGGGGACTCGACGGTGGCGAACTGGAGTGCCAAGTACCTCCAGGACGTGCTGGGCAGCTCGGAGCAGCTGGCGACGGTCCCGTACAACGTGTACATGGTGACGACCCTGATCGGGCGGGCCGTGGGCGACCTCGGGGTGCGCCGGTTCGGGGCGGTGGCCGTGGTGCGGGGCGGGACGGTGGTGGCGGCCGGCGGGTTCGCGGTGGTGGCCGCCGCGCCCGGGGCGTGGACGGGGATGCTCGGGTTCACGCTGCTGGGCATCGGGCTGTGCGTGATCGTGCCGCAGACCTTCGCCGCCGCGGGGCGGCGCTTCCCGGGGGCTTCGGACACGGCCGTCGCGCGGCTGAACATCTTCAACTACGTGGGTTTCCTGATCGGTTCGCCGCTCGTCGGCGGGATCGGGGACGCCTGGAACTACCGGGGGGCGATGCTCGTACCGATGGTGCTCGTGCTGGTCACGCTCTCCCAGGCCCGCTCGTTCGGTCCGGAGCGGGCCCGATACGGTGTCGGGCATGAGCGGCGAGCCGGTGACCGGGCTGTTGATGTGGGACGAGGCGGTAACGAGGTATGA
- a CDS encoding ABC transporter permease, translating to MTAMTAMSAARTTATAARVLRQLRHDPRSIALMLLVPVLMLTLLRYVFDGSPRTFDTIGASLLGIFPLITMFLVTSIATLRERTSGTLERLLAMPLGKGDLIAGYALAFGAVAVVQSLLATGLALWLLGLDVVGSPWLLLLVALLDALLGTALGLFVSAFAASEFQAVQFMPAVIFPQLLLCGLFAARDTMQPVLSGISDVLPMSYAVDGMTQVLTHTDMTADFVRDTVVVAACALLVLALGAATLRRRTP from the coding sequence ATGACCGCCATGACCGCGATGAGCGCCGCCCGCACCACCGCCACGGCCGCCCGCGTCCTGCGCCAGCTCCGTCACGACCCGCGCTCCATCGCCCTGATGCTGCTGGTCCCCGTCCTGATGCTGACCCTGCTCCGCTACGTCTTCGACGGCAGCCCGCGCACCTTCGACACCATCGGCGCGTCCCTCCTCGGGATCTTCCCCCTCATCACGATGTTCCTCGTCACCTCCATCGCCACCCTGCGCGAACGCACCTCCGGCACCCTCGAACGCCTCCTCGCCATGCCCCTGGGCAAGGGCGACCTCATCGCCGGCTACGCCCTCGCCTTCGGCGCCGTCGCCGTCGTCCAGTCCCTCCTCGCCACCGGCCTCGCCCTCTGGCTCCTCGGCCTCGACGTCGTCGGCTCCCCCTGGCTGCTCCTGCTCGTCGCCCTCCTCGACGCCCTCCTCGGCACCGCCCTCGGCCTCTTCGTCTCCGCCTTCGCCGCGTCCGAGTTCCAGGCCGTCCAGTTCATGCCGGCCGTGATCTTCCCGCAGCTGCTCCTGTGCGGACTCTTCGCCGCCCGCGACACCATGCAGCCGGTCCTCTCGGGCATCTCCGACGTCCTGCCCATGTCCTACGCCGTCGACGGCATGACCCAGGTCCTCACCCACACCGACATGACGGCCGACTTCGTCCGCGACACCGTCGTCGTCGCCGCCTGCGCCCTCCTCGTCCTCGCCCTCGGCGCCGCCACCCTCCGCCGCCGCACCCCGTAG
- a CDS encoding 30S ribosomal protein bS22 → MGSVIKKRRKRMAKKKHRKLLKRTRVQRRNKK, encoded by the coding sequence GTGGGCTCTGTTATCAAGAAGCGGCGCAAGCGGATGGCTAAGAAGAAGCACCGCAAGCTGCTCAAGCGCACCCGCGTCCAGCGCCGTAACAAGAAGTAA
- a CDS encoding acetoin utilization protein AcuC codes for MWDEAVTRYDFGPSHPMDPVRLALTMGLVRAFGLDRAMKVRAARPAGDSTLRLVHREDYVAAVREVSADPGVADGSYGLGTVDDPAFPGMHEASALIAGQSVAGAEALWAGEAEHAVNFAGGLHHAMPGGAAGFCVYNDAALAIARLLELGAERVAYVDVDVHHGDGVQTAFWDDPRVLTVSVHEHPRTLFPQTGWPQETGGAAAEGSAVNVALPAGTGDEGWLRAFHATVPELLADFRPQVLVTQHGADTHFEDPLAHLAVSLDAQRAVQEACHRLAHEYAGGRWLALGGGGYAVVDVVPRSWTHLVGIAAHRPVDPAAAVPQEWRDQVYARTRQPGPARMTDGRDARWRDWEAGYDPADATDQAVLATRRAVFPLRGMLV; via the coding sequence ATGTGGGACGAGGCGGTAACGAGGTATGACTTCGGACCGAGCCATCCGATGGACCCGGTGCGCCTGGCGCTGACCATGGGCCTGGTGCGCGCCTTCGGGCTGGACCGGGCGATGAAGGTGCGGGCGGCCCGGCCGGCCGGCGATTCGACGCTGCGGCTGGTGCACCGCGAGGACTACGTGGCCGCGGTGCGCGAGGTGTCGGCCGACCCGGGGGTGGCCGACGGTTCGTACGGGCTCGGGACGGTGGACGATCCGGCGTTCCCCGGGATGCACGAGGCCTCGGCGCTGATCGCCGGCCAGTCGGTGGCGGGGGCGGAGGCGCTCTGGGCCGGTGAGGCGGAGCACGCGGTGAACTTCGCGGGTGGGCTGCACCACGCGATGCCGGGTGGGGCCGCCGGGTTCTGCGTGTACAACGACGCGGCCCTCGCCATCGCGCGGCTCCTGGAACTGGGGGCCGAACGGGTGGCGTACGTCGATGTGGACGTCCACCACGGGGACGGCGTGCAGACGGCGTTCTGGGACGATCCGCGGGTCCTGACGGTGTCGGTGCACGAGCACCCGCGGACGCTGTTCCCGCAGACGGGCTGGCCGCAGGAGACGGGCGGCGCGGCGGCCGAGGGGTCCGCGGTGAACGTGGCGCTGCCCGCCGGGACGGGTGACGAGGGCTGGCTGCGGGCCTTCCACGCGACGGTGCCGGAGCTGCTGGCGGACTTCCGGCCGCAGGTGCTGGTGACCCAGCACGGGGCCGACACGCACTTCGAGGACCCGCTCGCCCATCTGGCGGTGTCGCTGGACGCGCAGCGGGCGGTGCAGGAGGCCTGTCACCGGCTGGCGCACGAGTACGCGGGCGGGCGGTGGCTGGCGCTGGGCGGCGGCGGGTACGCGGTGGTGGACGTCGTACCGCGGTCGTGGACGCACCTGGTGGGGATCGCGGCGCACCGGCCGGTGGACCCGGCGGCGGCGGTTCCGCAGGAGTGGCGGGACCAGGTGTACGCGCGGACGCGGCAGCCGGGGCCGGCGCGGATGACGGACGGCCGTGACGCGCGGTGGCGGGACTGGGAGGCCGGTTACGATCCCGCGGACGCGACGGATCAGGCCGTTCTGGCGACGCGCCGGGCGGTGTTCCCGTTGCGCGGGATGCTCGTGTGA
- a CDS encoding helix-turn-helix domain-containing protein, with protein MAAGERPLSEVQFLTVAEVASVMRVSKMTVYRLVHNGHLPAIRVGRSFRVPENAVHEYLRESYVGVESA; from the coding sequence ATGGCTGCTGGCGAGAGGCCTCTCAGTGAGGTTCAGTTCCTGACCGTGGCGGAGGTCGCCTCGGTGATGCGAGTGTCGAAGATGACCGTGTACCGGCTGGTGCACAACGGTCATCTGCCCGCAATCCGGGTGGGCCGGTCCTTCCGGGTCCCCGAGAACGCGGTCCACGAGTACCTCCGGGAGTCCTATGTGGGGGTGGAGTCGGCCTGA
- a CDS encoding NAD-dependent epimerase/dehydratase family protein has translation MGKVVLVTGAARQLGGRFVRRIQRYPEVERVIAVDAVSPPHRLGSAEFVRTDIRQSAIARVLAEHAVDTVVHLAVTGGAAGAPGGRSAVKETNVIGTMQLLGACQKSPTVRRLVVKSSTSVYGGTSRDPAVFTETTQPKSLPSAGFAKDAAEVEGYVRGFARRRPDVAVCVLRFANILGPFADSALAEYFSMPVMPTVLGYDPRLQFVHEDDVVDVLRLAAGEPQRGTLNSGTFNIAGDGVLLLSQCSRRLGRPTVPLLLPAVTWVGSALRAVGVTDFSPEQIRLLTHGRVVETSQMRDTLGFRPMYTTVETFADFARSRGSGLLPPERVERAVRRAAAVLKVEGLDVGAGVDEGAKR, from the coding sequence GTGGGCAAGGTCGTACTCGTCACCGGGGCTGCCCGGCAGCTGGGAGGCCGCTTCGTGCGGCGCATCCAGCGCTACCCGGAGGTGGAACGGGTCATCGCGGTCGACGCGGTGAGCCCGCCGCACCGGCTCGGCTCGGCCGAGTTCGTGCGTACGGACATCAGGCAGTCGGCCATCGCCCGCGTGCTCGCCGAGCACGCCGTGGACACGGTGGTCCACCTGGCCGTCACGGGCGGCGCCGCGGGCGCCCCGGGCGGGCGCAGCGCCGTCAAGGAAACGAACGTCATCGGGACGATGCAGCTCCTCGGGGCCTGCCAGAAGTCGCCGACGGTACGACGGCTCGTGGTGAAGTCGAGCACCAGCGTGTACGGGGGCACCTCCCGGGACCCGGCCGTCTTCACCGAGACCACCCAGCCGAAGTCCCTGCCGAGCGCCGGCTTCGCGAAGGACGCGGCGGAGGTCGAGGGATACGTACGGGGCTTCGCGCGCCGGCGGCCGGACGTGGCGGTGTGCGTGCTGCGCTTCGCGAACATCCTGGGGCCGTTCGCGGATTCGGCGCTGGCGGAGTACTTCTCGATGCCGGTGATGCCGACGGTGCTGGGCTACGACCCGAGGCTGCAGTTCGTCCACGAGGACGACGTGGTGGACGTGCTCCGGCTGGCGGCGGGGGAGCCGCAGCGGGGGACGCTGAACAGCGGCACGTTCAACATCGCGGGGGACGGGGTGCTGCTGCTGTCGCAGTGCTCACGGAGGCTGGGGCGGCCGACGGTGCCGCTGTTGCTGCCCGCGGTGACGTGGGTGGGGTCGGCGCTGCGCGCGGTCGGGGTGACGGACTTCTCCCCGGAGCAGATCCGGCTGCTGACCCACGGCCGGGTCGTGGAGACCTCGCAGATGCGGGACACCCTGGGGTTCCGGCCGATGTACACGACGGTGGAGACCTTCGCCGACTTCGCGCGCAGCCGCGGGAGCGGCCTCCTGCCTCCGGAGCGGGTGGAGCGGGCCGTGCGGCGGGCGGCGGCCGTGCTGAAGGTGGAGGGCCTGGATGTGGGTGCCGGTGTGGACGAGGGAGCGAAGCGATAG
- the proC gene encoding pyrroline-5-carboxylate reductase: protein MTQTVAVLGTGKIGEALLSGMIRGGWPAAKLLVTARRPERAEELRTRYGVEAVTNAEAAKRADTLILTVKPQDMGKLLEELAPHVPAGRLVISGAAGIPTSFFEERLAPGTPVVRVMTNTPALVDEAMSVISAGSHATAAHLAHTEEIFGGVGKTLRVPESQQDAATALSGSGPAYFYFLVEAMTDAGILLGLPRAQAHDLIVQAAIGAAVMLRDSGEHPVKLREAVTSPAGTTINAIVELERHGVRAALIAALEAARDRSRELASGNS, encoded by the coding sequence ATGACCCAGACAGTCGCAGTCCTCGGTACCGGCAAGATCGGCGAGGCCCTGCTCAGCGGGATGATCCGCGGCGGCTGGCCCGCGGCGAAACTCCTCGTCACCGCCCGCCGCCCCGAACGCGCGGAGGAGCTCCGCACCCGCTACGGCGTCGAGGCCGTCACCAACGCCGAGGCCGCCAAGCGCGCCGACACCCTCATCCTCACCGTGAAGCCGCAGGACATGGGCAAGCTCCTCGAAGAGCTCGCCCCGCACGTCCCCGCCGGCCGCCTGGTCATCAGCGGCGCGGCCGGCATCCCGACCTCCTTCTTCGAGGAGCGGCTCGCCCCCGGCACCCCCGTCGTCCGCGTCATGACGAACACCCCCGCCCTCGTCGACGAGGCCATGTCCGTCATCTCGGCCGGCAGCCACGCCACCGCCGCCCACCTCGCCCACACCGAGGAGATCTTCGGCGGCGTCGGCAAGACCCTGCGCGTCCCCGAGTCCCAGCAGGACGCGGCCACCGCCCTCTCCGGCTCCGGCCCCGCTTACTTCTACTTCCTGGTCGAGGCCATGACCGATGCCGGCATCCTCCTCGGACTGCCCCGCGCCCAGGCCCACGACCTCATCGTCCAGGCCGCCATCGGCGCCGCCGTGATGCTCCGCGACAGCGGCGAGCACCCGGTCAAGCTCCGTGAGGCCGTCACCTCCCCGGCCGGTACGACCATCAACGCGATCGTCGAGCTCGAACGGCACGGCGTACGGGCCGCCCTGATCGCGGCCCTCGAAGCGGCCCGCGACCGCAGTCGCGAACTGGCCTCCGGCAACAGCTGA
- a CDS encoding HAD family hydrolase produces the protein MGYELVIFDNDGVLVDSEPLANSILSAYLTEIGHPTTYEESLRDYMGAAVHRVHDLVFERTGQRLPEEFDHTLQERISAGFARELKPVPGITEVLAELSAQGVPYCLASSGTHERIRVGHRSAGLGEWFEEEWIFSAEDVGRGKPAPDLFLHAADMMGVEPARCVVVEDSPLGVEAARAAGMDVLAYTSMSPATALPGATGYFGEMKELSALLGLGV, from the coding sequence ATGGGCTATGAGCTGGTCATCTTCGACAACGACGGCGTCCTCGTGGACAGCGAGCCGCTCGCCAACTCCATCCTGTCCGCGTACCTGACGGAGATCGGGCACCCGACCACCTACGAGGAGTCCCTGCGGGACTACATGGGGGCGGCGGTGCACCGGGTGCACGACCTGGTCTTCGAACGGACCGGGCAGCGGCTGCCCGAGGAGTTCGACCACACCTTGCAGGAACGGATCTCGGCCGGGTTCGCACGGGAGCTCAAGCCCGTCCCCGGGATCACCGAGGTGCTGGCCGAGCTGTCCGCGCAGGGGGTGCCGTACTGCCTGGCCTCCTCCGGGACCCACGAGCGGATCCGGGTCGGACACCGCAGCGCCGGCCTGGGGGAGTGGTTCGAGGAAGAGTGGATCTTCAGCGCGGAGGACGTGGGGCGGGGCAAGCCTGCGCCGGACCTGTTCCTGCACGCCGCCGACATGATGGGCGTCGAGCCCGCGCGGTGCGTGGTGGTCGAGGACAGTCCGCTCGGGGTGGAGGCCGCACGGGCCGCGGGGATGGACGTCCTCGCGTACACCTCGATGTCCCCCGCCACCGCCCTCCCCGGGGCCACCGGCTACTTCGGCGAGATGAAGGAGCTCTCCGCCCTGCTCGGATTGGGTGTGTGA